The following coding sequences lie in one Acidobacteriota bacterium genomic window:
- a CDS encoding winged helix-turn-helix domain-containing protein, whose protein sequence is MQQPIQFGEFEIDTVAGELRKNGAPVKLAPQPFRLLLLLASNPGRLVEREEIRRELWPEGVHVDFDQSLHFTVRQVREALGDDADRPAYVKTVPRRGYRFIGPVTPADAGQRARRPATDMNLQKALWVNIAELRLAEARRRRVLLVIAALIVVLIAIAVLK, encoded by the coding sequence TTGCAGCAGCCGATTCAGTTCGGGGAGTTCGAGATCGACACGGTCGCCGGAGAGCTCCGGAAGAACGGTGCGCCCGTCAAGCTCGCCCCCCAGCCGTTCAGGCTGCTCCTGCTGCTGGCCAGCAACCCCGGCAGGCTCGTGGAGCGCGAGGAAATCCGGCGCGAGCTCTGGCCCGAAGGGGTCCATGTCGACTTCGACCAGAGCCTGCACTTCACGGTCAGGCAAGTCCGCGAAGCGCTCGGAGACGATGCGGACCGGCCGGCGTACGTGAAGACGGTGCCCCGGCGCGGCTACCGGTTCATCGGGCCGGTCACGCCCGCCGATGCCGGCCAGCGCGCGCGGCGCCCGGCGACTGACATGAACCTGCAGAAGGCGCTGTGGGTGAACATCGCCGAGCTTCGGCTCGCCGAGGCCCGGCGCCGGCGCGTGCTGCTGGTCATCGCCGCGCTGATTGTGGTGTTGATTGCGATCGCGGTGTTGAAATAG